From the Anopheles merus strain MAF chromosome 2L, AmerM5.1, whole genome shotgun sequence genome, the window CCCACGATTACAGGAATATATAAATAGATCATTTATGCACTGAAAGAGGAGCGATTGTAGTCAGTAGGTTACATGCATACAATAACAAAATGACTTGGTGAAGTCGCGTAATGCTTTATGGaacattcaaacatttaaaagtCTGTAAATGGTATTCGTAGTACGAAGTATCCCGaaatctttctctctttcgaaACCTCCAGTCAACGAGATCGCTAAAAGCAATGATGCGGACTGGGAAGATGATAAGGCAGTCCAGCACAGGTTATGTCTTTCATCCCCTACGATCATTCAGCCCAAGAGGCAGGCTGAAAATAACATGTGGCCGAAGGACTACTGAAGGACGTTGAAGAATCGTACCTCAAGCTATTCCTAAGTATATACACATAAAACTATTCGAAGAAATCAACTCAACTGCGAACTAGTTTTGGATGTAACATGTAGCACAATACAGGAAGAAATGCAACACCCTGTGTCGGTTTAGTTCATTTATTGTTTGTACCGGCTGGTTCGGTTGCACTAACACGCTATCAGAAAGGCTAATAATGTCCTCAGGATGATGCGGAAAAATTGAAGaataaatgtttcaattcATACCGTCTATGCACTAATCTAGTGTAAGTGTAATGCCAAGAGCCTCAGCGCCCTAACCAGGCAGCTGCACGCACCGTCATCCCTCCTCGCCCTCTCGCCCAAAACGGACAGGCAGGCTTatgctctttctcgctctctctctctctctctagttaCGTTAGGCTATCTAAAAAATATTGAAGTAAGATAAAATTCTCCTTCCATAAACGCACCCTCCTTGCATGTGGAAAGGAatttctcacacacacgcgcaatcATCCTGTGCCGCCGATCCATCCGCTGGTCCAGTGTTGCTTAGTGGCGTTTCTTAAGTAACCCTCCTTGAGGCGGTCCAGATTTGGCCGTTCTAACTGTCTTTCGAGCGAAGCAAATAATGTGAATAGctttatatgtatatatatactctctctctctctctttctctctttccaagctttgtggaaaaataaaatatctgTTATACAACAAGAAACATAAACAAGAAACAAATCCTCCTTCCTCCTAGCTCGAtcgcatctctctctctctctctctctctctctctctctctctctctctctcttgcgcACACTCACATATACACATCAAACGATCCAATACTTTTGCTTGGCTTGGCCAGCAACACTACACAACactacacaacaacaatctcCTCCAAccatccctctctctctctctctcatacacacacacacagttagCAAAACATTGGGGCTTTAAATAGGTCACAAAAATACACCATTTTGATATTTATCTCGTTTGAGCTGTAATAATGAAACAATTCGATTCCTCCGATGCCACTACACCATGGGGAGTCATGAGCTCGTTCGTTCCATTGCAGGTGATGTGAAGGTACAACATAATGGGGGGACCAATAAGGGATCGGTTACCGATCAGATCAATTCGGTTCAAACTGTTTTTGATTGGATTTTGTAATTCGATTACATTTTGCTGTGCgcctgttttctttgtttatttttttttgcttcatctcTTTATTGCCCCCATCGCGCGGTTGTGTTCCGATGCATTCCTGTAAGTAATACTGATCACAGACTGTTGTAGACACGCACACCTAAACAtacattcaaacacacacacactcaattTCCACGTGTGAGATGTGGTTTTTCGATCGCGTTTGTTGTCCTTCgcgtttctctctttctttctctttctctttctctctctttctctctcataTTTCCCTTtctgtctttctctccctcttacTCGCTCTCTCCTTCCCTCTAAAGAAGAGAAGAATTATGGAGAATAGATTGTTGcttttgatttatgctacggttttttgtttttaatagaATTGCCTACTCCTACGCCTAATAATTTCGTTACGTAAAAGGAGACGTCTTTTCACTATatatgtggtgtgtgtgtttttttacgcgaaaattgttgttttttttacttcggtgttgttccgcttcttctcctccgTTGTTGCTCCGCTAGTTAACATGTGTTTgcaataaatatatatttaggGTTGGTTTTGTTGCCTTTAGGTGTTGCTTGGTTGCtgtgttttagtttttaacGTGATCGCTTTGCATTTGATCATGCAGATCGTCCTCGACAGATGATCGGCTGAAGAACGGTAGAcaaaattcatgaaaaattcAAGCCGTTTGTGTTTGAGCCAACAGCTCAAAAGTAGGCTCAGTGCGGCGTAGATTGCGCAGTATCCCCCGGTCCTTAAGCAGGGATGGGAGCCTGCTCGTAGAAATCGGGCTCATCCTCTGCGCCTTCGTTCGGTTGGCTTCCATCGAGCTAAAAGTTAAGATACAAAAGCGTTATTTTAGTGATCTCTGGACCCTGGGGAAGAGATATAAAACTTACAGCACGCAACTCCAGGGGCGAAAAGATGCTCTCCAGCTGCTTCCGGATCGGTACCATCATGATCAGGAAGAAGGGAAAGGCGAGCGAGAACGGGGACGACTTGACCGCCCACAGCATGGCCAGCGCCAGTATCTGCACGAAGGTAAACAGGTGCATCTTCCAGGTCGGGACGCGTCGCACGAATGGCACTTGTGGATGGTGCTTCACCGGCATCAGGTACAGCCGCAATCTGTGTGGTTGGAATTTCCAAGAAGTTGCAGTGAAGACATGATCCTGCCTAGAGTTCCACGATCATCGATGGGATACTTACCGCTCGAAGAACTGCACACCGCTCATGGAAGCAATGCCCATGTACAGGAACACACCGAACAGTACGGACATCGGGATGAGGCGCAAGATTGGAGCCATCGTTACGGACAACCCGACCATAAGCGACACGAAGAAGCCCGATATTCTTTGCTCCTTCACGTCCGTAATGTGCGGCGCATCTCCGGGGGCGTGCGTTCTGTGGAGAGGATTTGATTTTGGAGTTAGATTTCTACTGGTACGACCACTGGTTCCAACTACCTACCTCGACATGATGGTGACGGCTGACACGTGCGTCACCGACCGTACGGTGGCGGCACAGTGCCACGGCATACCGAAGAACCCGCAGACGGTGTTCAGGAAGCACAGCAGCACAATGTCCATGTGCAGGCCCGAGCCCTTCTTCAACCCCCGCTCGGGCTTGTCCACGATCAGCTCGGAGATGTGCGTCTCCATGAAGATCAGGATGTACACCAGCAGGGCGGGAATGCCGGCAACAAACGGCATCCAGCCGGGAACGCCACCGAGCGGAATGATCCATCCGCGGCGCGTTTCATCGCTCGGCGACAGGCCTTCCGGTACGCTGAGCTTCTCCGTGTACACCTGCGGGATCATGTAGTCGACCAGCACGAACAGCGCGATCGAGATCGGCACACCGAAGTCACCGAGGGCACGGCGGGCGTTACGCCCCAGGAAGTGGGAGTTGCGGAACAGCTTCAGATAGTAGGCCAGCGAGAACGTGCCGAGCGTGAGGATGGTGCAGAAGAGGGCCGTGTTGGGTCGGTTCAGTGGCCCGGTGCCGTCTTCCGGGATGAGCAGATTGGCCGCGTCCTGTGCCATTGCGATCGTACCGTTCACGGCCGTTGTTAGACTCTCGGCCAGCAGCTCGGAGGTGGGTGTCGTTCCATTGCGCTCCTCCTCCAGGTAGGGCATCGGGAGCGGCTGTGGCTCGGTGACGTTCTTGTACAGGTACTCCGCCAACAGCGGATGGCGCTTGTACACGGACAGCAGCTTCATCACCGTCTCGACGATGTAGATCAGCGTGATGAGCGCGGAGAAGATTTCCTGCGTAAAGCGCGTGAAAAGCCGCACGTACACGCTGCCCTCGAACGCGGACACTACCAGCGCAATCACCGCCAGCCAGCACCCCACGTACACCCGCACCGTGAGAAAGCTGAAGTCGTTCGAGATGCAAAACTGGTTCAGCGCTTCGTCGAACAGTAGCAGCGGCCCAGTCGTCCCGATAATGACCAACGGCTGTCCCGCGAGCAGATGAAACACCAGCCCCACCATCGAGGCCGACACGAGCGTTTCCGAGATGCCAATCAGGTTGTGCGTCTTGTCCGAGGACAGCCCCCCGAACGTGATGGCCGTCGACAAGGCGGCAAAGTACATGAAGATGGTCGCCGCCAGCGTTTCCGTGTTCAGCCCGTCCATGATGTCGCTCTTGTACATCGGGTAGCGCCGCTTGATGTCGTTGATCAGGCCGCCCCACAGGCGGTTCGTCTTTTCCAGCGGGTTTTTGGGTGGCTTCTTCCCatcgccgccaccaccatcgcccgCACCGCCAGCTGCCGCCAGCAGCTTCTTTTCCTCCTCGCTCGTCAGCAGCTGCGACTGCTTGCTCTTGATCTTCTCGTCCAGCGCTTTCTTCTTGCGCAGCCGAATCATGTCGCTCTTCGCCTTGAGCTCCTCGAACGGCAACAGTGCCTGCCGTTCCCATTTGCCCGGCGGCAGCACGATCGAGTCGTCCAGGAACTCGTTGATCGCGGACAGCAGCTCGCGCCGATCGTCCGCCTTGTAGGCGATGTCGTGGAAGTGCTCGTTCGACATGAGCGTGGCGATCGACCGGCCGACCTCGTGGTAGTCCAGCTCCGTCTTCTGCGGCCCGAGCAGAATGAACAGGAAACGCACCGGGATCGGAACCTCCGTGATGCTGGGCATCGGGATACCTTCCGCCAGGCGGACGAACGCGATCGTGGGCTGCTCGAGAAAGTCGACCGCACCGACGAGGACGGTCGTCGCTTCCGCCCCCTCGGGGATGCGCTTCAGGATGGATTCCTTCTGCGTGCGCATCTTGATGTCCTCCTGCGAGGAGGTGTACGTTTCCTCGCTGATGTTGATGCGCGTCTCACCGTGGCCACCGCCGTGCCCATTGATCTCGGTCGCCGGTACGATGCGTGGCTTCTTGTCATCCACACTCTGGGTGCGTTTTCGGGAGGGGGAATCGGTGGTGAGATTGAATAGGAGGAAAGATTGAATTAGTTGGTGGAAATGGTAGCGTTTCGTTAACGGGAGGGATAGACTATCGGAACGATATAAAAGTTCGTAACAGGGGTAAAGCATTGCCAGGAGGAGATTAACTATTTAACTAAGATAATTACACCTTAACCCTATAACACCATGCTTCCAAAAAGGCAAGCTAAATCGATCATACTGTACATGCAAGCAATacccaacaaacacaaaatataaaataagcGTGCAAGGTTAGAGCATTATAGAGGCTAAAATGATGCAAATGTTTGTAATATTTACAATTCTCCACTTATtaatttgtacattttttatgAACAAGAAAATATGAtcctaaaatataaaattaaaaaacctGTAAAACTATGAAAGCTAAATAATTCTAGAATGTTATttaaaaacgatgaaaaacgataaaaaataatataatgtaATACTAAgaacatttttaataattctATAAAACATCTAAGGAACTGATCTATAAACtataactaaataaaaaaactaaagattaataaataatcTAACAACTTAAAACGTAAAACCTAAACAGCAACATTAACCAACAAGAAAGAAACAGGAGCAGTTAATCTCGCCTATTaaacaaaagaacaaacagAGCAATGACAGGAGTAAAGAGTGACAGGCTCAAAACACGCAAGCCACATCCGTTTAAATCACTTCTCCTCGCCAACTACGATCAAACTCGGTGCAAAtcaggagtgtgtgtgtgtttttctgtgtTCGTGTGCGGAAGAAGGAAAAGCGAAAACAGAGAGCAAAACTTGTGTTGGCCACTAATGTGTGCCGTGTTTGAAGGAAAACACatgatataaaaaaacactgcctgtgtgtgtgtgtgtgttgaaagaGGGGGAGAGAAGGGCTGGTTGGTTTCGATATTTATATTAATTGATTTACAACTGTCAGCGATAAAGGTGAGTTATTTCGTCGCATACCAACGGCACTGGTGACCGTGGTTAGGGTCACCGGTGCTGCCGCGGCTGtcgccgtgctgc encodes:
- the LOC121593368 gene encoding band 3 anion transport protein-like isoform X6, yielding MNHLLAIAAADSSPTPFGSPTEWLVTSNDDPNEVHLDDEIERVFGTTAEKERFELNRLQDEVILDNSPLKYDEAHRVPDSADATSSASNNNNNNNSSSTTSNNKPSASSNEQPGRSKPVAASPPTTTPTSPISFSSKSEPTDTKLSSTANNTTLADNTSNDFSETVHDEPVVDQGTVQGEQWDTSARRNVHFDKDNKGAPIEGLPLEDTNEERRRRTEKLLQSKPVRSKRRHHPHKSRKFSLQEYHPEWRRQSGTEGGPTGRRISVQPEDATLQEADIDELTSHRSDDPRALRRHKVSAQSGTSLVNINRKEAASPLQHLLPSSKYKKMYDHSPHEVFVQLDELTGSGEDREWKETARWIKYEEDVEEGADRWGRPHVASLSFHSLLNLRRCLETGVVLMDLEEKDLPSVAYRVVEQMVVDELIHEDDKAVIMRALLLRHRHVNESSHGGFSFGPKRKYSSYTSLQSVDDKKPRIVPATEINGHGGGHGETRINISEETYTSSQEDIKMRTQKESILKRIPEGAEATTVLVGAVDFLEQPTIAFVRLAEGIPMPSITEVPIPVRFLFILLGPQKTELDYHEVGRSIATLMSNEHFHDIAYKADDRRELLSAINEFLDDSIVLPPGKWERQALLPFEELKAKSDMIRLRKKKALDEKIKSKQSQLLTSEEEKKLLAAAGGAGDGGGGDGKKPPKNPLEKTNRLWGGLINDIKRRYPMYKSDIMDGLNTETLAATIFMYFAALSTAITFGGLSSDKTHNLIGISETLVSASMVGLVFHLLAGQPLVIIGTTGPLLLFDEALNQFCISNDFSFLTVRVYVGCWLAVIALVVSAFEGSVYVRLFTRFTQEIFSALITLIYIVETVMKLLSVYKRHPLLAEYLYKNVTEPQPLPMPYLEEERNGTTPTSELLAESLTTAVNGTIAMAQDAANLLIPEDGTGPLNRPNTALFCTILTLGTFSLAYYLKLFRNSHFLGRNARRALGDFGVPISIALFVLVDYMIPQVYTEKLSVPEGLSPSDETRRGWIIPLGGVPGWMPFVAGIPALLVYILIFMETHISELIVDKPERGLKKGSGLHMDIVLLCFLNTVCGFFGMPWHCAATVRSVTHVSAVTIMSRTHAPGDAPHITDVKEQRISGFFVSLMVGLSVTMAPILRLIPMSVLFGVFLYMGIASMSGVQFFERLRLYLMPVKHHPQVPFVRRVPTWKMHLFTFVQILALAMLWAVKSSPFSLAFPFFLIMMVPIRKQLESIFSPLELRALDGSQPNEGAEDEPDFYEQAPIPA